One Mesomycoplasma molare genomic window carries:
- a CDS encoding ParA family protein, translating to MKVITFSNNKGGVLKTSLTVNYAGVLSKKVIKF from the coding sequence ATGAAAGTTATTACTTTTAGTAATAATAAAGGCGGAGTTTTAAAAACTTCTTTAACAGTTAATTATGCTGGCGTATTATCTAAAAAGGTTATAAAGTTCTAA